A genomic window from Halogeometricum borinquense DSM 11551 includes:
- the ftsZ gene encoding cell division protein FtsZ, translating into MDSIVDDAIDEAEETGDGRTVGGLENDSEQIRRSGTMTDEELKNVLQDLQTDITVVGCGGAGGNTVNRMHEEGIKGAKLVAANTDVQHLVEIDADTKILMGEQKTQGRGAGSLPQVGEEAALESQEEIYDAIEGSDMVFVTAGLGGGTGTGSAPVVAKAARECGALTIAIVTTPFTAEGEVRRTNAEAGLERLRDVADTVIVVPNDRLLDAVGKLPVRQAFKVSDEVLMRSVKGITELITKPGLVNLDFADVKTVMERGGVAMIGLGESDSDSKAQDSVKSALRSPLLDVDISGANSALVNVTGGSDMSIEEAEGVVEEIYDRIDPDARIIWGTSVDEELDGTMRTMIVVTGVESPQIYGRSDGGEGEPARQPQAPQQGQDIDYVE; encoded by the coding sequence ATGGACTCTATCGTCGACGATGCAATAGACGAGGCCGAGGAGACGGGGGATGGGAGGACCGTCGGCGGGCTCGAGAACGACAGCGAACAGATTCGAAGAAGCGGCACGATGACCGACGAGGAACTGAAAAACGTCCTGCAGGACCTCCAAACTGACATTACGGTCGTCGGCTGCGGCGGTGCGGGTGGAAACACCGTCAACCGAATGCACGAAGAGGGAATCAAGGGTGCGAAGTTGGTCGCCGCCAACACCGACGTTCAGCACCTCGTCGAGATTGACGCCGACACGAAGATTCTCATGGGCGAGCAGAAGACCCAAGGTCGGGGTGCCGGGTCGCTTCCCCAGGTAGGCGAGGAAGCCGCCCTCGAATCGCAGGAAGAGATTTACGACGCTATCGAAGGCTCCGACATGGTGTTCGTCACTGCGGGTCTCGGCGGCGGGACGGGTACCGGATCCGCGCCAGTTGTCGCCAAAGCGGCCCGCGAGTGCGGTGCGCTCACCATCGCTATCGTGACGACCCCGTTCACGGCCGAGGGCGAAGTTCGCCGTACGAACGCCGAAGCAGGTCTCGAACGACTCCGCGACGTGGCCGACACGGTCATCGTCGTCCCGAACGACAGACTCCTCGACGCGGTCGGCAAACTCCCCGTCCGGCAGGCGTTCAAGGTGTCCGACGAAGTGCTGATGCGCTCCGTGAAGGGCATCACTGAACTCATCACGAAGCCCGGTCTCGTCAACCTCGACTTCGCCGACGTGAAGACGGTCATGGAACGCGGCGGCGTCGCCATGATCGGTCTCGGCGAGTCCGACTCCGACTCGAAGGCGCAAGACTCCGTCAAGAGCGCCCTCCGGTCGCCGCTTCTCGACGTGGACATCTCCGGTGCCAACTCCGCGCTCGTGAACGTCACTGGTGGCTCGGACATGAGCATCGAGGAGGCCGAGGGCGTCGTCGAGGAGATTTACGACCGCATCGACCCCGACGCACGCATCATCTGGGGTACCTCCGTGGACGAGGAACTCGACGGCACGATGCGGACGATGATCGTCGTCACCGGCGTCGAATCGCCGCAGATCTACGGTCGGAGCGACGGCGGCGAGGGCGAACCCGCGCGACAACCCCAAGCGCCCCAGCAGGGCCAAGACATCGACTACGTCGAATAG
- a CDS encoding transcription elongation factor Spt5 has product MPIFAVKTTARQEQTVADMIATREEAEIHAVLAPDSLTSYVMVEADNNAVINRVLEEIPHARGLVGDGQATSSMAEVEHFLSPTPDVEGIAEGDIVELVAGPFKGEKARVQRIDETKDQVTVELYEATVPIPVTVRGDQIRVLDSDER; this is encoded by the coding sequence GTGCCCATCTTCGCCGTAAAGACGACCGCGCGACAGGAGCAGACTGTCGCCGACATGATCGCAACTCGTGAAGAAGCGGAGATTCACGCCGTCCTCGCACCTGACTCGCTGACGAGTTACGTGATGGTGGAGGCGGACAACAACGCGGTCATCAACCGCGTCTTAGAGGAGATTCCGCACGCCCGTGGCCTCGTCGGCGACGGTCAAGCAACCTCTAGTATGGCCGAGGTGGAGCACTTCCTCTCGCCGACGCCGGACGTGGAAGGGATTGCAGAAGGAGACATCGTCGAACTCGTCGCCGGGCCGTTCAAAGGCGAGAAAGCACGCGTTCAGCGTATCGACGAAACGAAAGACCAGGTCACCGTCGAACTGTACGAGGCGACGGTTCCGATTCCGGTTACCGTGCGCGGAGACCAGATTCGCGTGCTGGACTCCGACGAGCGCTAA
- a CDS encoding metal-dependent hydrolase: MNKEGHVLNGALLALGLGLILAVDPTAGPLITESSSALALEAGRRVVELSLPVILGALFPDVDTAFGKHRKTLHNLPVLAIFLAFPPIFGNLQYVWVGVATHYVLDMVGSKRGIALFYPLSSQEYDLPTGVATSSKWANPVTFVVTAVELIVLGAVHYYVFALDTTFSEAATLLGLF, encoded by the coding sequence ATGAATAAAGAAGGGCACGTCCTGAACGGTGCGCTGTTAGCGCTCGGACTGGGCCTGATCCTCGCGGTAGACCCGACAGCGGGGCCACTTATCACGGAGTCGTCGTCGGCCCTCGCGCTCGAAGCGGGCAGGAGAGTCGTAGAACTGTCACTGCCGGTCATTCTCGGCGCGTTGTTCCCCGACGTGGACACCGCGTTCGGCAAACACCGGAAGACGCTCCACAATCTCCCCGTACTGGCGATCTTCCTCGCCTTCCCCCCGATTTTCGGCAATCTCCAGTACGTCTGGGTGGGTGTGGCGACGCACTACGTCCTCGATATGGTTGGGTCGAAGCGCGGCATCGCGCTGTTTTACCCGCTCTCCTCGCAGGAGTACGACCTGCCGACGGGCGTTGCAACGTCCAGCAAATGGGCCAATCCTGTTACGTTCGTCGTGACGGCGGTAGAACTCATCGTTCTCGGCGCTGTCCACTACTACGTGTTCGCCCTCGACACGACGTTCTCGGAGGCTGCCACGCTCCTCGGTCTGTTCTGA
- a CDS encoding DUF7565 family protein translates to MSLWKCGVAGCDGRFEEVEDAIIHQTVEHERHECKVCGTIVPEGYFAIRHAFEEHSRAEFVRAYDANSSDVRERERVKSDVESEADLQTVVETLKEQGAL, encoded by the coding sequence ATGTCCCTGTGGAAGTGCGGCGTCGCTGGATGTGATGGGCGGTTCGAGGAGGTGGAGGACGCCATCATCCACCAGACGGTGGAACACGAGCGTCACGAGTGTAAGGTGTGCGGCACCATCGTCCCCGAGGGCTACTTCGCTATTCGCCACGCGTTCGAAGAACACTCGCGCGCCGAGTTCGTCCGCGCGTACGATGCGAACTCCTCCGACGTACGCGAACGAGAACGAGTGAAAAGCGACGTCGAATCGGAAGCGGACCTCCAGACTGTCGTCGAGACGCTGAAAGAACAAGGCGCGCTGTAA
- a CDS encoding PHP-associated domain-containing protein: MHVKILDERVVSRAKARGIDVLVYAPHFERLPDIRAKAAEFSDDELLVVPAREVFTGTWRQRRHLLAIGLTDPIPDFITMEAAFATFARQEAAVLVPHPDFLNVSLGREAVRAHADEIHAIETYNGKLFAGQNRPGREFSAEFDIPGFGSSYAHLRGSIGEAWTEFDREIESAEDLVAALREGAPRRVMHRSGIGHRLRSAIEFAHLGFENSWGKLDRLFLSGMEPTHPGHIAYDGDFDDVREY; encoded by the coding sequence ATGCACGTGAAGATTCTGGACGAGCGCGTCGTGTCTCGGGCGAAAGCCCGCGGTATCGACGTGTTAGTGTATGCGCCGCATTTCGAACGCCTGCCCGATATTCGCGCGAAGGCAGCCGAGTTTTCCGACGACGAGTTGTTGGTCGTCCCCGCACGGGAGGTGTTCACAGGCACATGGCGGCAACGGCGGCACCTCCTCGCCATCGGTCTCACTGATCCCATCCCGGACTTCATCACGATGGAGGCGGCGTTCGCCACTTTCGCTCGGCAGGAAGCCGCCGTTCTCGTCCCTCATCCCGACTTTCTCAACGTAAGTCTCGGCCGAGAAGCGGTCCGCGCTCACGCCGACGAGATACATGCGATTGAGACGTACAACGGGAAACTGTTCGCCGGTCAGAACCGACCGGGCCGCGAGTTCTCGGCCGAGTTCGATATTCCCGGGTTCGGATCTTCGTACGCGCATCTCCGCGGCAGCATCGGTGAGGCGTGGACGGAATTCGACAGAGAAATCGAGTCGGCCGAAGACCTCGTGGCGGCCCTGCGTGAGGGCGCACCCCGGCGCGTGATGCACCGTTCGGGCATCGGCCACCGACTGCGCTCTGCGATAGAGTTCGCGCATCTCGGCTTCGAGAACTCGTGGGGAAAATTGGACCGACTGTTCCTTTCGGGGATGGAGCCGACTCATCCCGGCCATATCGCCTACGACGGCGACTTCGACGACGTACGGGAGTACTGA
- a CDS encoding CinA family protein, translated as MREFATDPPVEARVGSALRESGETLAAAESCTGGLIGSFLTDVPGSSDYFDRSVVTYSYDAKLTELAVSRESLDEHGAVSEPVARQMATGVRDTAGTDWAVATTGIAGPDGGTDEKPVGTVYIGLAYRGEWGTQESYATVERHEFDGDRTQIKEQIARQALETVLDAVESRSV; from the coding sequence ATGCGAGAGTTCGCAACGGACCCACCAGTCGAAGCACGCGTCGGCAGCGCCCTCCGCGAGTCCGGAGAGACGCTCGCCGCGGCCGAGTCCTGCACAGGCGGCCTTATCGGGTCGTTTCTCACCGACGTTCCCGGGTCGTCAGATTACTTCGACCGCTCGGTCGTCACCTATTCGTACGACGCGAAACTGACCGAACTGGCCGTCTCGCGGGAGTCGCTGGACGAGCATGGAGCCGTCTCCGAACCCGTCGCCCGACAGATGGCGACCGGCGTCCGCGACACCGCTGGAACCGATTGGGCCGTGGCGACGACGGGTATCGCGGGGCCGGACGGCGGAACCGATGAAAAGCCCGTCGGAACGGTGTACATCGGTCTCGCCTACCGCGGCGAGTGGGGGACGCAGGAGTCGTACGCGACGGTCGAGCGGCACGAGTTCGATGGCGACCGGACGCAGATTAAAGAACAGATTGCCCGGCAGGCGCTGGAGACGGTACTGGACGCGGTCGAATCGCGGAGCGTCTGA
- a CDS encoding protein translocase SEC61 complex subunit gamma produces MDVKYDLNSYVRVLKKASTPSWDEFSQIGLIAGAGIFLIGFMGFVIFALMSFLPGGV; encoded by the coding sequence ATGGACGTCAAGTACGACCTGAACAGTTACGTGCGGGTGCTGAAAAAGGCGAGCACCCCTTCCTGGGATGAGTTCTCCCAGATCGGTCTCATCGCCGGTGCTGGCATCTTCCTTATCGGCTTCATGGGGTTCGTCATCTTCGCCCTCATGAGCTTCCTCCCCGGGGGTGTCTGA
- a CDS encoding D-aminoacyl-tRNA deacylase, whose product MIAVVVSRADNASVHIGERLLELADWVEQTDDSRPDEAGGGTYYRHGEFELREFDGWHLELERVADAFSESPEFIAFVSRHSGETGPLLTAHFTGNFGPAEYGGDSGAFARSCPNAQKAVVEAFDRHAPDAYDVGVECTHHGPTDPGAPAMFVELGSGEDEWEDPAGARAVAQSVLDLSGVTADRERHLVGFGGGHYAPRFERIVRETDWAVGHIGAEWPLDAMGSPAENRDVIRRAFEASAAEYAVIEGDRPELVEVVESLGYRVVSETWVTESDGVSLERLETLEADLSSVEAGLRLGADADADAGDSDDYTIVSLPDDLLSEAAGIDRDAARTAVHENAVAYETREGGTKAAGRAALTHEDRYNELVDALASVLRKKYDDVRHKQTAVVATRESFDAAAAAELGVPEGPAFGKLSAGQSVTVDGREVMPADVRSEETVAFKI is encoded by the coding sequence GTGATTGCCGTCGTCGTCAGCCGCGCAGACAACGCATCGGTCCACATCGGAGAGCGACTGTTAGAGCTTGCAGACTGGGTCGAACAGACCGACGACTCCCGTCCGGACGAGGCGGGTGGCGGAACGTACTACCGTCACGGCGAGTTCGAACTCCGCGAGTTCGACGGGTGGCATCTCGAACTGGAACGCGTCGCAGACGCGTTCTCGGAGTCACCCGAGTTCATCGCGTTCGTCTCCCGACACTCCGGTGAGACCGGGCCTCTTCTAACCGCTCACTTCACGGGGAATTTCGGCCCCGCCGAGTACGGCGGCGACTCGGGTGCGTTCGCCCGGAGTTGCCCGAACGCACAGAAAGCCGTCGTGGAGGCGTTCGACCGCCACGCACCGGACGCGTACGACGTGGGCGTCGAGTGTACGCACCACGGTCCCACCGACCCCGGCGCGCCCGCGATGTTCGTCGAACTCGGGAGCGGTGAGGACGAGTGGGAAGACCCCGCTGGTGCTCGTGCTGTCGCTCAGTCCGTTCTCGACTTGTCGGGCGTCACCGCCGACCGAGAGCGCCACCTCGTCGGATTCGGTGGCGGCCACTACGCGCCGCGATTCGAGCGCATCGTGCGCGAGACGGACTGGGCGGTCGGACACATCGGCGCGGAGTGGCCCCTCGATGCGATGGGGTCACCCGCGGAGAACCGTGACGTGATTCGCCGCGCGTTCGAGGCTTCGGCGGCCGAGTACGCCGTTATCGAGGGAGACAGACCGGAACTAGTCGAAGTGGTTGAATCGCTCGGATACCGCGTCGTCTCGGAGACGTGGGTCACAGAGAGCGACGGTGTCTCACTAGAACGGCTGGAGACGCTCGAAGCTGATCTCTCGTCCGTCGAAGCGGGGCTTCGACTCGGTGCCGACGCTGACGCCGATGCCGGCGACAGCGACGACTACACAATCGTTTCCCTGCCGGACGACCTCCTGTCCGAGGCGGCGGGAATCGACCGTGACGCGGCGCGGACGGCGGTTCACGAGAACGCCGTCGCGTACGAGACGAGAGAAGGCGGGACGAAAGCGGCAGGCCGCGCGGCACTGACGCACGAAGACCGATACAACGAACTCGTAGACGCTCTCGCGTCGGTTCTCCGTAAGAAGTACGACGATGTACGGCACAAACAGACTGCGGTCGTCGCCACCCGAGAGTCGTTCGACGCCGCGGCGGCCGCGGAGCTAGGTGTTCCTGAAGGTCCCGCGTTCGGGAAGCTCTCGGCCGGTCAGTCTGTGACCGTTGACGGCCGTGAAGTGATGCCCGCCGACGTTCGTTCTGAGGAGACTGTCGCGTTTAAGATCTAG